Proteins found in one Bremerella volcania genomic segment:
- a CDS encoding LysR family transcriptional regulator, producing MHVKSLKVFCDVVGQRSFSRAADENGISQSGASQVVHQLEERLGVKLIDRSKRPLVPTAEGELYYQGCRQLVQRYYALEEDVRTFHKELAGQVTIASIYSVGLSHMNACVQEFLGKHPKANVRLQYHHPDTVVQLVETDQVDFGLVSYPKTSKSIKVDMWREEPMFLVCAPGCELANRETIWLDELDGRRMVGFDTRLQIRREIDFVLSSAGADVQVVMEFDNIETIKRAIEIDAGFGLLPIDTVTRELETGSLVAVPIEGAPLFRPLGIVTRQGKELGKTARRFIQLLHEKADNSDADGSEAEVKPVAANFTDEEAADANSDLENGVSART from the coding sequence ATGCACGTAAAGTCCCTCAAGGTGTTCTGCGACGTTGTCGGTCAGCGCAGCTTTTCAAGAGCTGCGGACGAGAACGGCATTTCGCAATCTGGCGCAAGCCAGGTCGTGCACCAATTGGAGGAACGTCTGGGGGTGAAGTTGATCGATCGCTCAAAGCGTCCCTTGGTTCCGACTGCCGAAGGCGAACTCTACTACCAAGGCTGCCGTCAACTGGTTCAGCGATATTACGCCTTGGAAGAGGACGTCCGCACGTTCCATAAGGAGCTTGCCGGACAGGTAACCATTGCTTCGATCTATTCCGTAGGTCTCAGCCATATGAATGCCTGCGTGCAGGAATTCCTAGGCAAGCATCCCAAAGCGAATGTACGTCTCCAATATCATCATCCCGACACGGTGGTGCAGTTGGTCGAGACCGATCAGGTCGACTTTGGATTGGTTAGCTACCCAAAGACATCCAAGAGCATCAAAGTCGATATGTGGCGAGAGGAACCGATGTTCCTCGTCTGCGCCCCTGGCTGCGAACTAGCCAATCGGGAAACGATCTGGCTTGACGAACTCGATGGCCGCCGCATGGTGGGCTTCGATACCCGTTTGCAGATTCGTCGCGAAATCGACTTCGTGCTCTCCTCTGCCGGGGCCGACGTTCAAGTTGTCATGGAATTTGACAACATCGAGACGATTAAGCGGGCCATCGAGATCGATGCCGGTTTTGGATTGTTGCCAATCGACACGGTAACACGTGAATTGGAAACCGGTTCGCTCGTGGCGGTGCCTATCGAAGGAGCCCCCCTGTTCCGTCCGCTGGGGATCGTGACCCGGCAAGGGAAAGAGTTAGGGAAGACGGCTCGCCGTTTCATTCAATTGCTGCATGAGAAAGCAGATAACTCGGATGCCGATGGCTCCGAGGCGGAAGTCAAACCGGTAGCGGCCAACTTCA